A window from Musa acuminata AAA Group cultivar baxijiao chromosome BXJ3-10, Cavendish_Baxijiao_AAA, whole genome shotgun sequence encodes these proteins:
- the LOC103999763 gene encoding peroxidase 31-like: MASHFFRQPRWVLVAVAPALLFLSLVVPFSAAKLTTGYYRKSCPRVEQIVSDVVTNKQISSPTTAAGALRLFFHDCFVGGCDASVLVSTNAFNRAERDADINLSLPGDAFDAVVRAKTALELQCPGTVSCADILALATRDLVSMLGGPFYAVPLGRKDGLASHAASVEGNLPRPNMTMDAMIALFAAKGFTEQEMVALAGAHTVGFSHCKEFAARIFRYKAGEPSAFDPSMDPRFAQALQKACSKYLEDDTIATFNDVMTPGKFDNMYYLNLKRGLGLLASDHALVADRRTKPLVDLYAANQSAFFRDFSRAMLKLGLVGVKTGRKGEVRRRCRDFNNLST, from the coding sequence ATGGCGAGCCATTTCTTCCGCCAGCCTCGTTGGGTGCTGGTTGCAGTGGCGCCTGCCTTGTTGTTTTTGTCGTTGGTTGTGCCCTTTTCGGCGGCGAAGCTGACCACTGGGTACTACCGGAAGTCCTGCCCCAGGGTGGAGCAGATCGTGTCGGACGTGGTGACCAACAAGCAGATCAGCAGCCCCACCACGGCCGCTGGCGCGCTCCGGCTCTTCTTCCATGACTGCTTCGTGGGCGGCTGCGACGCATCCGTGCTCGTCTCCACCAATGCTTTCAACCGCGCGGAGCGGGACGCGGACATCAACCTGTCGCTCCCGGGGGACGCCTTCGACGCCGTGGTCCGCGCGAAGACGGCCCTGGAGCTGCAGTGCCCCGGCACCGTCTCCTGCGCCGACATCCTAGCGCTGGCCACCCGCGACCTGGTGTCCATGCTCGGCGGGCCCTTCTACGCCGTGCCGCTGGGCCGCAAGGACGGCCTCGCCTCCCACGCCGCCTCCGTCGAGGGCAACCTCCCCCGTCCTAACATGACCATGGACGCCATGATCGCCCTCTTCGCCGCAAAGGGCTTCACCGAGCAGGAGATGGTCGCCCTCGCCGGCGCCCACACGGTGGGCTTCTCCCACTGCAAGGAGTTCGCGGCGCGGATCTTCCGGTACAAGGCCGGCGAGCCGAGCGCGTTCGACCCGTCCATGGACCCGCGCTTCGCGCAGGCGCTGCAGAAGGCCTGCTCCAAGTACCTCGAGGACGACACCATCGCCACCTTCAATGACGTCATGACGCCGGGGAAGTTCGACAACATGTACTACCTGAACCTGAAGAGGGGGCTGGGGCTGCTGGCCTCCGACCACGCGCTGGTGGCGGACCGGAGGACGAAGCCCCTGGTCGACCTCTACGCCGCGAACCAGTCGGCCTTCTTCCGGGACTTCAGCCGCGCGATGCTGAAGCTCGGCCTGGTCGGGGTGAAGACCGGAAGGAAAGGGGAGGTCCGCCGGAGGTGCCGCGACTTCAACAACCTCTCCACCTGA